A single region of the Mesotoga sp. BH458_6_3_2_1 genome encodes:
- the rplQ gene encoding 50S ribosomal protein L17, which produces MRHRVSGSKLNMPHSQRVALMRNLARELFEHGTIVTTITRAKEVRPFVESIITKAKKASILSTEIVSKGPDNAETQELKSRNLALRREINRNFNDRKLVRKICDEVAVKYRERNGGYTRIVKLGMRRGDASEMAVLQLIDNEERQNKKPEKRSEKKEKKHEKK; this is translated from the coding sequence ATGCGTCATAGAGTTAGTGGAAGCAAATTGAATATGCCCCACAGCCAGAGAGTCGCTTTGATGAGGAATCTGGCGAGGGAGCTTTTTGAACATGGAACGATTGTAACAACTATAACCAGAGCTAAGGAAGTGAGGCCTTTCGTCGAAAGTATAATAACTAAGGCAAAAAAGGCTTCGATTCTATCCACAGAAATTGTTTCAAAGGGTCCGGATAATGCGGAGACTCAAGAGCTAAAATCAAGAAATCTTGCTTTAAGACGTGAGATTAACAGAAACTTCAATGACCGAAAACTGGTCAGGAAGATATGTGATGAAGTGGCAGTCAAGTACCGCGAAAGAAACGGTGGATACACGAGGATTGTGAAATTAGGTATGCGAAGGGGCGACGCAAGTGAAATGGCTGTTCTTCAGTTGATTGACAACGAAGAAAGGCAGAACAAGAAGCCCGAGAAGAGAAGCGAAAAGAAAGAAAAGAAACATGAGAAAAAATGA
- the fsa gene encoding fructose-6-phosphate aldolase, translating to MKIFLDTANIEDIREGMKLGLVDGVTTNPTLVSRENVKFEDRVVEICETVKGPVSAEVTATDYENMIAQARELASLSDYVVVKIPMTRDGMRAVKTLSGEGIKTNVTLIFNSLQATLAAKAGATYVSPFVGRLDDIASDGMGVVEEIIEIFANYGYDTEIIVASVRHPMHVLEAALMGADIVTIPFDVLLKLFGHPLTDIGIERFTEDWKRYKKQQGQ from the coding sequence ATGAAGATATTTCTTGATACCGCAAATATTGAAGACATCAGGGAGGGAATGAAGCTCGGACTCGTTGATGGAGTCACCACTAACCCCACTCTGGTTTCAAGAGAAAATGTCAAGTTCGAAGATCGTGTAGTCGAAATCTGTGAGACAGTAAAGGGACCGGTGTCTGCTGAAGTTACTGCGACAGATTATGAAAACATGATCGCGCAGGCACGTGAGTTAGCTTCTCTAAGTGACTACGTTGTTGTGAAGATTCCAATGACAAGGGATGGAATGCGCGCCGTCAAGACCCTGAGTGGAGAAGGAATCAAGACAAATGTCACCCTAATATTCAATTCTCTCCAGGCAACGCTTGCAGCAAAAGCCGGTGCAACCTATGTTAGCCCGTTTGTCGGAAGGCTAGACGACATAGCAAGCGATGGCATGGGGGTTGTTGAGGAGATTATCGAAATATTCGCTAATTACGGTTACGACACGGAAATAATCGTCGCAAGCGTTAGGCATCCAATGCACGTACTTGAAGCAGCTTTGATGGGCGCAGATATCGTAACTATACCTTTTGATGTGCTTCTGAAGCTATTTGGTCATCCGCTTACTGATATCGGAATAGAGAGATTCACAGAGGACTGGAAGCGCTATAAGAAACAGCAAGGTCAGTAA
- the rho gene encoding transcription termination factor Rho: MREVEIDISQLQTMPIREVYKLARKYDVQGYTQMAKKDLIFAVLKAQTESYGYFFDQGVLEITDGGYGFLRTLDNNLLPSSNDIYVSQSQIRRFNLTSGDTVAGQVRPPKEGEKYFALLRIEAINHKAINFAAERITFQNLTPIHPEDKLITETESHIMSTRMVDLFSPIGKGQRGLIVSPPKAGKTILLKELANGIAENHPDTVRIILLIDERPEEVTDLRRSSNAHVIAAPFDMHPEKQIRVAEMTIEMAKRLVEFNYDVVILLDSITRLARAYNLYVPPSGKLLSGGVDPSALYKPKYFFGAARNIEEGGSLTIIATALVETGSKMDEVIFEEFKGTGNMELILSRQLANKRMFPSINLTLSGTRREELLLPSDILRKVWVLRRMLSSMSEEEGLRLIMDKLRGTATNEEFLDLIEMEKKSY; encoded by the coding sequence ATCAGGGAAGTAGAAATCGATATTTCCCAACTCCAAACAATGCCTATAAGGGAGGTTTATAAGCTTGCAAGGAAGTATGACGTGCAGGGTTATACCCAGATGGCCAAGAAGGATTTGATTTTTGCCGTTCTCAAGGCTCAGACTGAATCATATGGTTACTTTTTCGATCAGGGTGTGCTGGAGATCACAGATGGGGGGTATGGTTTTCTGAGAACTCTCGATAACAATCTCCTCCCAAGCTCAAACGATATTTACGTTAGCCAGTCACAGATCAGAAGATTTAATCTCACCAGCGGTGATACAGTCGCGGGGCAGGTGAGACCGCCGAAAGAAGGCGAGAAGTATTTCGCGCTCCTGAGAATAGAAGCTATTAATCACAAGGCGATCAACTTCGCTGCTGAGAGAATCACTTTTCAGAACTTAACGCCTATTCACCCCGAGGATAAGCTTATAACGGAAACAGAATCGCATATTATGAGTACGAGAATGGTCGATCTCTTTTCCCCGATAGGAAAGGGGCAGAGAGGTCTAATAGTCTCTCCTCCTAAGGCCGGGAAGACGATATTGCTGAAGGAGCTTGCAAATGGAATCGCTGAAAACCATCCCGATACAGTCAGGATAATTCTGCTGATCGATGAAAGACCGGAAGAGGTCACAGATCTCAGGAGGAGTTCAAATGCACATGTGATCGCTGCTCCATTCGACATGCATCCCGAGAAACAGATCAGGGTTGCCGAAATGACAATTGAGATGGCTAAGCGATTAGTGGAGTTCAACTACGATGTGGTGATCCTCCTTGACAGCATCACGAGGCTGGCAAGGGCCTACAATCTCTACGTTCCGCCAAGTGGGAAGCTTCTGTCTGGAGGAGTGGACCCCTCAGCTTTGTATAAGCCGAAGTACTTTTTCGGTGCAGCAAGGAATATTGAAGAAGGCGGAAGCCTTACAATTATCGCAACGGCTCTTGTTGAAACGGGAAGCAAGATGGATGAAGTAATATTCGAGGAATTCAAGGGTACAGGAAACATGGAATTGATCCTTTCGAGGCAGCTTGCCAATAAGAGGATGTTCCCATCGATAAATCTTACCCTCTCCGGTACAAGGAGAGAAGAGCTTCTTCTTCCTTCAGATATTCTGCGGAAGGTCTGGGTTCTTAGAAGAATGCTTTCATCAATGTCGGAAGAAGAGGGTCTGAGACTCATCATGGATAAATTGCGTGGAACGGCTACTAATGAGGAGTTCCTGGACTTGATAGAGATGGAGAAAAAGTCGTACTAG